The following coding sequences lie in one Lolium perenne isolate Kyuss_39 chromosome 2, Kyuss_2.0, whole genome shotgun sequence genomic window:
- the LOC127329158 gene encoding protein ALP1-like: MSSSSSNSSDGMEGDMIDAFQAEYEEEMLNEEAEPRRPRRRREFIRRDHLGAHDRLFEDYFADPCNYPPSFFRRRYRMRRSLFLRIVDRLGEYSPYFIQRVDALNRAGFSPLQKCTAALRLLAYGAAADTIDEWLKLARQTSSDCLDRFCEGIIDCYGETFCHRPNVEDTQRLLAKAEERGFPGMLGSIDCMHWQWRNCPVAHAGQFTRGDIKHPTIILEAVASYDRWIWHAFFGVAGSNNDINVLNQSPLFIDVLRGEAPVVNITVNGHEYNYGYYLADGIYPSWPVFMKGVTLPQCEKHRLFTAAQSAWRKDVECAFGVLKARFNILAVPRRSYSRRTLGLIMRACVILHNMIIDDEHGTNLENIYETVDSNVGPAIHNHAPPSLAARIQMDNEMRDSPMYTQLQHDLIEHVWANA; encoded by the coding sequence ATGTCTTCATCTAGCAGCAATTCGAGCGACGGAATGGAGGGTGATATGATCGATGCATTCCAGGCGGAGTATGAGGAGGAGATGCTCAACGAGGAGGCGGAGCCAAGACGACCGCGACGCCGCCGAGAGTTCATCAGGCGTGATCATCTGGGTGCCCACGATCGGCTCTTcgaggactacttcgccgaccCCTGCAATTATCCTCCGAGCTTCTTTCGGCGAAGGTATCGGATGAGGCGATCCCtttttctgcgcattgtggatagaTTGGGTGAATATTCTCCGTATTTCATCCAAAGAGTTGATGCTCTCAACCGTGCTGGTTTTTCTCCCCTACAAAAGTGTACTGCGGCTTTGCGTCTGTTAGCTTATGGAGCCGCTGCAGATACGATAGATGAGTGGCTTaagttagctagacaaacttcatcAGATTGTCTAGATAGATTCTGTGAAGGCATCATTGACTGTTACGGGGAGACATTTTGCCATCGACCAAATGTCGAGGATACTCAGCGTCTGTTAGCAAAAGCCGAGGAGCGTGGCTTTCCGGGCATGTTagggagcatcgattgcatgcattggcagtGGAGGAACTGCCCAGTGGCTCATGCTGGTCAATTCACAAGGGGAGACATCAAACACCCTACCATAATCTTAGAAGCCGTTGCGTCGTATGATCGTTGGATCTGGCATGCCTTTTTTGGAGTGGCCGGGTCGAACAACGACATCAATGTACTCAACCAGTCGCCGTTGTTCATTGATGTGCTTAGGGGAGAAGCACCTGTAGTGAACATCACGGTGAATGGACACGAGTACAACTATGGTTACTACCTTGCCGACGGCATCTACCCCTCCTGGCCGGTGTTCATGAAAGGTGTTACTCTTCCACAATGTGAAAAGCATCGACTGTTCACTGCTGCTCAATCAGCTTGGCGCAAAGATGTCGAGTGTGCCTTTGGAGTGCTGAAGGCTAGGTTCAACATTCTAGCAGTTCCGAGACGCTCCTACTCGAGGCGTACTCTTGGGTtgatcatgcgtgcatgtgtcattctgcacaacatgatcatcgacgatGAGCATGGTACAAATTTGGAGAACATCTATGAGACAGTTGATTCCAATGTCGGCCCTGCAATACACAACCATGCACCACCAAGCCTAGCAGCCAGGATTCAGATGGACAACGAAATGAGGGACTCACCGATGTATACACAGCTCCAGCATGATTTGATTGAGCATGTGTGGGCTAATGCCtag
- the LOC127329159 gene encoding AP2/ERF and B3 domain-containing transcription factor ARF14-like — protein MPPRPAALSTGYHGVRLRLSGRWGAEILRGGERFWLGTFDSAELAARAYDVMVWRYDGAAGPRNFFDVDNLAATEFVAPTFSVVTRAEERTVHREYMRMSIRNRDEAEMATFCVAHPQHVAEELEFYAQLAAQRAAAAAARPSSSSAPPPTIVFDDSSDDDDPDWCDKMVADL, from the coding sequence ATGCCGCCGCGCCCTGCCGCGCTCTCCACCGGCTACCACGGCGTGCGGCTCCGCCTCTCCGGCCGGTGGGGCGCCGAGATCTTGCGCGGCGGCGAGCGGTTTTGGCTCGGGACTTTCGACTCGGCCGAACTCGCCGCCCGCGCGTACGACGTCATGGTGTGGCGCTACGATGGCGCCGCCGGGCCACGGAACTTCTTCGACGTCGACAACCTCGCGGCAACCGAGTTCGTGGCTCCGACGTTCAGCGTCGTTACCCGCGCCGAGGAGCGCACCGTCCACCGGGAATACATGCGGATGTCCATCCGGAACCGCGATGAGGCGGAAATGGCCACCTTTTGTGTGGCGCATCCGCAACACGTCGCAGAGGAGCTCGAGTTCTACGCGCAACTGGCGGCGCAGCGAGCTGCGGCAGCCGCTGCTCGTCCGTCTTCATCCTCGGCGCCGCCTCCCACTATCGTATTTGACGATAGCTCTGATGACGACGATCCCGATTGGTGCGACAAGATGGTCGCGGATCTGTAG
- the LOC127334925 gene encoding uncharacterized protein codes for MGVREPVAMEIPLEEGAAARVPPRIRRRLLEGRTAGGGGGGQTSGEEIEARLKEAEQRRQQFYDWLSCKARKKPRSPSWSSQEEDYGQRLEARLQAAEQKRLSFLAKAQDRLAKLDELRQAAKNDVEMRFEKEKEELETRVESRVRQAEENRMRLLNADMERRAALKERTAKSLVQKATSDSKHAEQVRSAIVRKRAAAEKKRLALLEAEKRKAHARLAHIQRAAETVCSQRETERIKLKEHLDSKLQRAKRKRAEYLKQRGSPRSSAHADYIKHADFLSRKLARCWRNFVKSQKTTHALVQAYDALGINEKSVKSMPFEELAMSIESPAALGATKALLDRLEKRLIVGSSNAENIDHLLKRLVSPKRKTPQSRTRVAAKRPARTSEPSRSSRYSLRVVLCAYMILAHPAAVLSGQGEQEKLLMESAANFVREFELLVKTVLEGPGRASRQPSLDTDAAESSSCQMPSHVTGQSKFRTQLVSFDKAWCSYLYRFVVWKVKDARSLEGDLVRAACKLELSMMQTCKVTSDGKSQDLTHDMKAIQKQVTDDQKLLREKVQHLSGDAGIERMNSALSDMRSKFFEANENGSPLATPVANVSTPLSINPSGQLPPADVNISSKTDAGGSSSTSPVSLPTDNEQMINEMLHENGGAFAVNSDDASTIEKDFQARVRETMEKAFWDVVTDSMKGDKPDYSQLINLVKEVRDSLHDLAPKGWKEEILGNIDVEILTQVLESGSQDTQYLGQIMHYSLDMVRKLSAAAKEDEMKKSHDKLLSELASSSEVNGNGVSSFVIAVIKGLRFTLEEIKELQAEVSKARIQMMQPMITGSAGVEYLQKAFGDRYGPPASASASLPATLQWVSASKNMVDAEWSEHLGSLSVLPAADHAQPLVTVLRAGHGAPGGQTASLSAAGSSGLPECTGEKVDKLVRIGLLQLIGGMEGLQLQSTPESFHLNFMRLRAVQGQFQGVIVMATSMLVLRQVLMSENPKITPLELENVISELFGTLVKLLDNSREAGTEDIVEAMMSSSASAGTSSDEKIQSRRQVITRVFLKSLQADDVVFKKVSRAVHCAFRGVVLGGSALKGQKLAEAALRRIGAGKLVDRVVKAGEVLIRVATLSEKVHGLWYKAIA; via the exons ATGGGGGTGAGGGagccggtggcgatggagataccGCTGGAGGAGGGCGCGGCGGCGAGGGTGCCGCCGCGGATCAGGAGGAGGCTGCTCGAGGGCAGGAccgccggcggaggcggcggcggccagacgAGCGGCGAGGAGATCGAGGCCAGGCTCAAGGAGGCGGAGCAACGGAGGCAG CAATTCTACGATTGGTTGTCCTGCAAAGCAAGGAAGAAGCCACGGAGCCCGTCGTGGTCATCTCAAGAGGAGGATTACGGACAGCGCCTTGAAGCCAGGCTTCAGGCAGCTGAGCAGAAAAGGCTAAGCTTCTTGGCGAAGGCACAGGACCGGCTGGCCAAGTTGGATGAACTCAGACAAGCAGCTAAGAATGACGTCGAAATGCGGTTCGAGAAGGAGAAGGAAGAGCTTGAGACTAGAGTCGAGTCTCGTGTCCGGCAGGCAGAGGAAAACCGTATGCGCCTGCTGAATGCAGATATGGAGAGGCGGGCCGCACTGAAGGAGAGAACAGCAAAGTCCCTGGTGCAGAAGGCGACATCTGATAGCAAGCACGCAGAGCAGGTGCGATCTGCTATAGTGCGAAAGCGTGCTGCAGCTGAGAAGAAACGGCTGGCATTGTTAGAAGCTGAGAAGAGGAAGGCTCATGCTCGGCTCGCGCATATTCAGCGGGCAGCCGAGACCGTGTGCAGCCAGAGGGAAACAGAGAGGATTAAACTTAAAGAACATCTGGATAGCAAACTTCAGAGG GCGAAGAGGAAGAGAGCTGAGTACTTGAAGCAGCGCGGAAGTCCTCGCAGTTCTGCCCATGCCGATTACATCAAGCATGCAGATTTCCTTTCAAGAAAGCTGGCGAG ATGCTGGAGAAATTTTGTGAAGTCCCAGAAGACAACACATGCCTTGGTTCAAGCTTACGATGCCTTGGGAATTAATGAAAAATCTGTCAAGTCAATGCCATTTGAGGAATTAGCTATGTCGATTGAATCTCCCGCAGCTCTTGGGGCCACCAAAGCATTACTTGACCGGTTGGAGAAAAGGCTGATTGTAGGTTCGTCAAACGCGGAAAATATTGACCATCTACTGAAGCGCCTTGTGTCTCCAAAGAGAAAGACACCTCAGAGTAGAACAAGGGTTGCAGCAAAAAGGCCAGCAAGAACTTCTGAACCAAGCAGGTCGTCGAGGTACTCACTGAGGGTGGTACTCTGTGCTTACATGATCCTGGCTCATCCTGCTGCTGTTTTAAGTGGACAAGGTGAGCAAGAGAAACTTCTGATGGAGTCGGCAGCGAACTTTGTCAGGGAGTTTGAGCTGTTGGTTAAGACAGTACTTGAGGGACCAGGAAGAGCCTCAAGGCAGCCATCCCTTGATACTGATGCTGCTGAATCATCCAGTTGCCAGATGCCTTCTCATGTTACTGGTCAGAGTAAATTCAGGACACAGTTGGTTAGTTTTGACAAAGCGTGGTGCAGTTATCTTTACCGCTTTGTGGTGTGGAAAGTAAAAGATGCAAGATCACTGGAGGGTGATCTTGTTAGGGCTGCATGCAAGCTTGAGCtatcaatgatgcaaacatgcaaGGTAACATCAGATGGGAAGTCACAAGACCTTACCCATGATATGAAGGCGATTCAGAAGCAGGTCACTGACGACCAAAAACTCCTCAGAGAGAAGGTTCAGCATCTGAGTGGTGATGCAGGCATTGAGCGTATGAACTCTGCTCTCTCAGATATGAGGTCGAAGTTCTTCGAAGCGAATGAGAATGGAAGTCCATTGGCAACACCGGTTGCAAATGTATCAACTCCTCTGAGTATTAATCCGTCTGGGCAGCTCCCACCTGCTGATGTTAATATCAGTTCCAAGACAGATGCAGGAGGATCAAGCAGTACATCACCAGTGAGTTTGCCGACAGATAATGAGCAAATGATCAATGAGATGCTTCATGAGAACGGTGGTGCATTTGCTGTCAACTCTGATGATGCCAGTACCATCGAGAAGGATTTCCAAGCCAGAGTGAGAGAAACCATGGAGAAAGCTTTCTGGGATGTTGTTACTGACTCAATGAAAGGAGACAAACCTGACTACAGCCAACTTATCAACCTGGTAAAGGAAGTGAGGGATTCGTTGCACGATTTGGCTCCCAAGGGATGGAAGGAGGAAATCCTGGGGAACATTGACGTCGAAATTTTAACTCAG gtacttgagtcAGGTTCCCAGGACACGCAATACCTGGGGCAGATTATGCATTACTCGCTGGATATGGTTAGAAAACTATCTGCTGCTGCAAAGGAGGATGAGATGAAGAAAAGTCATGACAAATTATTGAGCGAATTGGCTTCAAGTTCTGAAGTTAATGGCAATGGTGTCAGCTCGTTTGTTATTGCTGTCATCAAGGGCCTGCGTTTCACTCTGGAGGAAATAAAG GAACTGCAAGCAGAAGTGAGCAAGGCACGTATTCAGATGATGCAACCTATGATAACAGGCTCTGCTGGAGTGGAGTACCTGCAGAAGGCTTTCGGTGATCGCTATGGACCTCCTGCCAGTGCATCAGCTTCCCTCCCTGCTACTCTGCAATGGGTTTCAGCATCAAAGAATATGGTGGATGCAGAATGGAGTGAACATCTGGGCTCTCTTTCAGTTCTGCCAGCAGCGGATCAT GCTCAGCCCCTTGTTACAGTGCTCCGAGCTGGCCATGGAGCTCCAGGGGGACAAACTGCTTCCTTGTCTGCAGCAGGTAGTTCAGGTTTACCAGAGTGCACAGGAGAAAAGGTTGACAAGCTCGTGAGGATTGGCTTGCTGCAGCTTATTGGTGGTATGGAGGGGTTGCAATTGCAGTCAACTCCTGAGAGCTTCCATCTCAACTTTATGAGATTGAGGGCCGTCCAGGGCCAATTCCAAGGAGTGATTGTGATGGCTACAAG CATGCTCGTCCTGCGCCAAGTCTTGATGAGTGAGAATCCTAAGATAACTCCCTTAGAGCTGGAGAACGTCATCTCAGAACTCTTCGGCACTCTGGTGAAGCTGCTGGACAACTCCCGCGAGGCAGGCACCGAAGACATCGTGGAGGCGATGATGAGCTCATCGGCCTCAGCTGGCACTTCATCAGATGAGAAGATCCAGAGCAGGAGGCAGGTAATAACCCGGGTGTTCCTTAAGAGCCTCCAGGCAGACGATGTGGTCTTCAAGAAGGTCTCCCGGGCTGTCCACTGCGCCTTCCGCGGCGTCGTCCTCGGTGGCAGCGCCCTCAAGGGCCAGAAGCTGGCAGAGGCGGCCCTGCGCCGCATCGGTGCGGGGAAACTCGTTGACCGGGTGGTGAAGGCGGGCGAAGTGCTGATCAGGGTGGCGACTCTCTCGGAGAAGGTCCATGGCCTGTGGTACAAAGCGATCGCCtga